The proteins below come from a single Desulfobulbaceae bacterium genomic window:
- a CDS encoding transposase: IHAYCLLDNHYHLLLETPSGNLSQIMRHINGAYTTYFNVKRKRSGHLFQGRYKAILVDADEYVKELSRYIHLNPVRAKMVEAPDDYVWSSYQYYIGRKKPPEWLTRDLILGYFNEKVSTAQHGYHEFVSELVNKKYDSPLNDTISSTLLGSPDFIASIKEKDLAGKNPDKEIPALHELHEKISIQQISALVDTVLGDEPPLSRNVKLYLSSKYTGERLKNIGEHFGIGESGVSQATSRMSRKMADNKKLKGMVNKIEKELNMS; encoded by the coding sequence AATTCATGCATACTGCCTACTTGACAACCATTACCACTTACTTCTGGAAACTCCATCGGGAAATCTGTCGCAAATCATGCGCCATATAAACGGTGCCTACACCACCTATTTCAATGTCAAACGCAAAAGATCCGGGCACCTTTTTCAGGGCCGCTATAAAGCGATTCTTGTTGATGCTGACGAGTACGTAAAAGAACTTTCACGTTACATTCATCTGAATCCGGTCAGGGCCAAGATGGTTGAAGCACCGGATGATTATGTCTGGTCAAGCTATCAGTATTATATTGGCCGCAAAAAGCCTCCTGAGTGGCTGACCAGAGATTTAATTCTTGGATATTTCAATGAAAAGGTTTCAACCGCGCAGCATGGATACCATGAGTTTGTATCCGAACTTGTTAACAAGAAATATGACAGTCCATTAAATGATACGATAAGTTCAACCTTGTTGGGAAGTCCCGATTTTATAGCCAGTATCAAGGAGAAAGATCTGGCGGGTAAAAACCCCGACAAGGAAATACCTGCCCTACACGAGCTCCACGAAAAAATATCCATTCAACAGATTTCTGCTCTCGTGGACACCGTTTTGGGAGACGAGCCACCATTGTCAAGAAATGTAAAACTGTATCTCAGCAGCAAATATACGGGCGAGAGATTAAAAAATATCGGCGAGCATTTTGGTATAGGCGAATCCGGCGTTTCCCAAGCCACCAGCCGAATGTCCAGGAAAATGGCTGACAATAAGAAGTTGAAGGGAATGGTCAATAAAATTGAGAAAGAGCTTAATATGTCATGA